A window of Thermus antranikianii DSM 12462 contains these coding sequences:
- a CDS encoding pectin acetylesterase-family hydrolase, which translates to MKRFLAFLLFLGLALAQGLEAVWKAVEVPGGVCSDGSPYRFYVSPGDPKKVVIDFQGGGACWNAATCGPQSQTYRKRVDVQELLLAQGIYNRLSVANPFYGWTHVFVPYCTGDLHVGRATVDYGGFKVHHQGARNALAALEYVFRNHPDPEKVFVTGCSAGAYGAVFWADKVLSTYKNARVAVCGDAGVGVRTPDFPGFGVWNPRLPELPGLPPNPQVAEIYLALAKAFPKAQIAQYTTLLDGTQIFFYGLMKGERAPSEATAREWAEGALRAVLAPAQAENYTFYLAPGGQHCILPRPELYTLKVGEVSFLEWLRALAEGKAAPRVRP; encoded by the coding sequence ATGAAGCGGTTTCTAGCCTTCCTTTTGTTCCTGGGTTTGGCCCTGGCCCAGGGCCTCGAGGCCGTTTGGAAGGCAGTGGAGGTTCCGGGTGGCGTATGCTCCGATGGTTCCCCCTACCGGTTCTACGTAAGCCCGGGGGATCCCAAAAAGGTGGTCATCGACTTCCAGGGGGGTGGGGCCTGCTGGAACGCCGCCACCTGCGGCCCGCAAAGCCAGACCTACCGCAAGCGGGTGGATGTGCAGGAGCTTCTTCTGGCCCAGGGCATCTACAACCGCCTGAGCGTGGCCAACCCCTTCTACGGCTGGACCCATGTCTTCGTGCCCTACTGCACGGGGGATCTCCACGTGGGCCGGGCCACGGTGGACTACGGGGGCTTCAAGGTCCACCACCAGGGGGCCAGGAACGCCCTGGCGGCCTTGGAGTACGTCTTCCGCAACCACCCGGACCCGGAAAAGGTCTTTGTGACCGGCTGCTCCGCCGGGGCCTATGGGGCGGTGTTCTGGGCGGATAAGGTGCTTTCCACCTACAAAAACGCCCGGGTGGCCGTCTGCGGGGACGCTGGGGTGGGGGTGCGCACCCCGGACTTCCCGGGGTTTGGCGTGTGGAACCCGCGCCTGCCGGAGCTTCCCGGCTTGCCCCCGAACCCCCAGGTGGCCGAGATCTACCTGGCCCTGGCCAAGGCCTTCCCCAAGGCCCAAATCGCCCAGTACACCACCCTTTTGGACGGCACCCAGATCTTCTTCTACGGGCTGATGAAGGGGGAGCGGGCTCCTTCGGAGGCCACGGCCCGGGAGTGGGCGGAAGGGGCCCTGAGGGCGGTCCTGGCCCCGGCCCAGGCGGAAAACTACACCTTCTACCTGGCCCCGGGTGGCCAGCACTGCATCCTGCCCCGGCCGGAGCTCTACACCTTGAAGGTGGGGGAGGTGTCCTTCCTGGAGTGGCTTAGGGCCCTGGCGGAGGGGAAGGCGGCGCCTAGGGTGCGCCCCTGA